One Arcobacter sp. F155 DNA window includes the following coding sequences:
- the rfbF gene encoding glucose-1-phosphate cytidylyltransferase, which translates to MKVLLLAGGLGTRLAEETDLRPKPMVEVGGKPILWHIMKIYSKYGFNEFVILLGYKGYYIKEYFANYFLHQSDVTLDISTGKMEVLNNSSEPWKITLLDTGIDSMTGGRVKRAQDFVGNEPFMLTYGDGVSDINIEELVEFHKSHGKAMTMTSAQPDARFGALEISSDNQVIEFKEKPKGEGGWINAGFFVCEPKVFDYITQGDSTIFEQEPLMNLAKDGEIYTYKHDGFWKPMDTLRDKQQLEKLWETKKAPWKVW; encoded by the coding sequence ATGAAAGTATTATTATTAGCTGGTGGATTAGGAACAAGATTAGCAGAAGAGACAGATTTAAGACCAAAACCTATGGTTGAAGTTGGAGGAAAACCTATTCTATGGCATATTATGAAAATTTACTCAAAATATGGATTTAATGAATTTGTAATCTTACTTGGATACAAAGGTTACTATATTAAGGAATATTTTGCAAACTATTTTTTACATCAAAGTGATGTAACACTTGATATTTCAACAGGAAAAATGGAAGTATTAAATAATTCTAGTGAACCTTGGAAAATCACACTTCTTGATACAGGAATTGATAGTATGACAGGGGGAAGAGTAAAAAGAGCACAAGATTTTGTAGGAAATGAACCTTTTATGTTAACTTATGGAGATGGAGTAAGTGATATTAATATAGAAGAATTAGTAGAGTTTCATAAATCTCATGGAAAAGCAATGACAATGACATCTGCCCAACCAGATGCAAGATTTGGAGCATTAGAAATCTCTTCTGATAATCAAGTAATTGAATTTAAAGAAAAACCAAAAGGTGAGGGTGGTTGGATAAATGCTGGTTTCTTTGTATGTGAACCAAAAGTTTTTGATTATATCACACAAGGAGATAGTACAATTTTTGAACAAGAACCTTTAATGAATTTAGCAAAAGATGGAGAAATTTATACTTATAAACATGATGGTTTTTGGAAACCAATGGATACTTTAAGAGATAAACAACAATTAGAAAAACTTTGGGAAACAAAAAAAGCACCGTGGAAAGTTTGGTAA
- a CDS encoding YrbL family protein codes for MLFLKDEDFIAKGNERAIYVHPEDDNKTVKVTYEGNQRQESKQSQKEISYYKELEKRGMKNFKHLPKFYGEVETNKGPGFVIELIRDYDGEVSKSFAFYLKENGVEAYQKELEEYRQYFLDNCIIFNYGMMPKNILLRKNSETDFDLVLIDGLGDVSHFTLPNKIPYFARGRISRRWEKFVNKYLLK; via the coding sequence GTGTTATTTTTAAAAGATGAAGATTTTATAGCAAAGGGTAATGAAAGAGCAATATATGTGCACCCTGAAGATGATAACAAAACAGTAAAAGTGACTTATGAAGGTAACCAAAGACAAGAGAGTAAGCAGTCACAAAAAGAAATCTCTTATTATAAAGAGTTAGAAAAAAGAGGAATGAAAAACTTTAAACATCTACCTAAGTTTTATGGTGAAGTTGAAACTAATAAGGGACCTGGGTTTGTTATTGAACTGATTCGTGATTATGATGGTGAAGTTTCTAAAAGTTTTGCTTTTTATCTGAAAGAGAATGGTGTAGAAGCTTATCAAAAAGAGTTAGAAGAGTATAGACAATATTTTTTGGATAACTGTATTATTTTTAATTATGGAATGATGCCTAAAAATATATTGCTTAGAAAAAATAGCGAAACAGATTTTGATTTAGTTTTAATTGATGGCTTAGGAGATGTATCTCATTTTACTTTGCCAAATAAAATTCCATATTTTGCAAGAGGACGAATTAGTAGAAGATGGGAAAAATTTGTAAATAAATATTTATTAAAATAG
- a CDS encoding glycosyltransferase family 4 protein, with product MKNKKILEVCLSPDLGGLELYMSRCTNELSKSFDVSCVVASKSKLKDFIQDVQKFEINRKSSFSISASLKLAKIIDKQNIDTIHLHWTKDLPIVVLSKIFSKRKPKIVQTRHMTMTRFKSDFYHKFLYKNIDTIICVTKALEEQIKKFIPQNIRPKTLTLYLGANESKALNAEEIKEFKKELQVADSFMLGLIGRINEFKGQHLLIEAMKLLKEKNLNIKAYIVGHAMSDEYLQQLKQRVIDFNLEEQVLFVGFTKEPHKFMQACDVVLMTSKNETFGLVTIEAMRNGSCVIGSNSGGVLEIIDDEKTGLLFESGNYENLALKIEKLYKDETLRKELAKAGQKKAEELFDNKKQFDKLSEFFSQL from the coding sequence ATGAAAAATAAAAAGATTTTAGAAGTTTGTTTATCTCCTGATTTAGGTGGTTTAGAACTTTATATGAGTAGATGTACAAATGAACTATCAAAGAGTTTTGATGTTTCGTGTGTAGTCGCTTCAAAATCAAAACTAAAAGATTTCATTCAAGATGTTCAAAAGTTTGAAATAAATAGAAAAAGTAGTTTTTCTATAAGTGCATCTTTAAAATTAGCAAAAATCATTGATAAACAAAATATTGATACTATTCATCTTCATTGGACAAAGGATCTTCCTATTGTTGTTCTTTCTAAAATTTTTTCAAAAAGAAAACCAAAGATTGTACAAACAAGACATATGACAATGACAAGATTTAAAAGTGATTTTTATCATAAATTTTTATATAAAAATATTGATACAATTATTTGTGTTACAAAAGCTTTAGAAGAGCAAATAAAAAAGTTTATTCCTCAAAATATTAGACCTAAAACTTTAACTTTATATCTTGGGGCAAATGAAAGCAAAGCTTTAAATGCTGAAGAAATAAAGGAGTTTAAAAAAGAGTTACAAGTAGCAGACTCTTTTATGTTAGGACTTATTGGAAGAATCAATGAGTTTAAAGGACAACATCTACTTATAGAAGCTATGAAACTTTTAAAAGAGAAAAATTTAAATATCAAAGCATATATTGTGGGTCATGCCATGAGTGATGAGTATTTACAGCAATTAAAACAAAGAGTTATAGATTTTAATTTAGAAGAACAAGTTTTATTTGTAGGTTTTACAAAAGAGCCACATAAGTTTATGCAAGCTTGTGATGTAGTTTTAATGACTTCAAAAAATGAAACTTTTGGTTTAGTTACCATTGAAGCTATGAGAAATGGTAGCTGTGTTATTGGTTCAAACTCTGGTGGAGTTTTAGAAATAATAGATGATGAGAAAACTGGCTTACTATTTGAAAGTGGAAACTATGAAAATTTAGCTTTAAAAATAGAGAAGTTATATAAAGATGAAACTTTAAGAAAAGAGCTTGCAAAAGCAGGTCAGAAAAAAGCAGAAGAGCTTTTTGATAATAAAAAACAGTTTGATAAACTAAGTGAATTTTTTAGCCAACTTTAG